The following DNA comes from Pseudophryne corroboree isolate aPseCor3 chromosome 8, aPseCor3.hap2, whole genome shotgun sequence.
GATCTCGTAGCACGGACACAGTTCATGtgcaaataaaaaatgaaaatatttttgcatatctccatggatgtgggtgcatgccgtcaCTGACGAGGCGCAAACGATATCGTTCTATATCAGGGGGATCTTGCCGATGTCGCTGACGTCGGCAGCCATAGACATTCATATAGCAACATAAACTAAAATGTAAAACTTGTAGATTGTATCTTTTTCAGCTACGTTGTTTAATAGTGAATAACTATTTGCTTGGAAAGACATGTAGAGATTATGGAAGAAAAAGTTCTTTGAGGTTTTTACTCCATAATAACATACAGTACCgtatcatgcaaaaaaaaaaaaaaacctccaatgATTAAAGTGAGTATATGATCAGTAAACCCACTTGTAAAGCTCCaattctagggcctaattcagacctgatcgcaacagcaagatttttctctaatggacaaattcATGTGCACTACagtaggggcagatgtaacatgtgcagagagagttagatttgggtgtggtgtgttcaaattgaaatctaaattgcagtgtaaaaataaagcagccagtatttaccctgcacagaaacaatttaacccactGTGGCCGGAGAACCCatcggccacatggttaatggtggCCACGGCACGTAAGGGGTTAACCCTTAAGTGCCCAGCACCATTTtgaggacaataggcgcttggcgccactgttaaatgtacttacggtgcCAGGCGccaactgtttaaaaatatgtttaaattatgtgttttaacatgtcctatgtagtgctctgtgcacagttgtaggattgcatgtttaaatgtatttatatttaagatgtggtcacataTATTTTAAAggcaaaaatgcacttactatatatgaCTGCATAAGGATAGGTAATCCCCTATCTTCCGTTACTAGGAAATGGGATGCTAATTTTCCTCTCATAGCAGATCTGTTGCCTGACAAAAcctttttgatgttggacagtgccCGGCAGGTAAATGCTGGGAGTGTGAatatgtaaagtggtatggattggtatgggtttggaacctgtatttGTTTATGTAGCGGATttgattgatatacgaatcctgcaTAGTATATGCAGGAAAAGGATAaggaacatttgtttgggaaaccaaatacaaaccgtattttgaagctatgtgataaatgtatcagtggcgaagtgtaaactcccaggtggtaaggaatggagtttaaatgacaccaaagtttgtgtgtgacaggaaggaggaaattgcttcatgcacttatatccttttaaaatgtaattttatttatattttgtaagatatcctgattggatggaaaggactcaggggggacTACCTCCTGAGATgcattgtggttttactgtataaaaagaggaggcctttgAGCTTCagaggtgtattataccatttgcaatctgctgtaaacatcttcctgtattgctgagttcttttcagaactattttgggcaaaataaacatcatctgcctcaagacgaccgcttcatcttgtgacctgcacggttaggcgaaacctagctccgttttccggCTGTACAGGGTGTACCTAGCGTtttcaagctccgccttccgcctgctaccgtgctgtgcttaggcaagcgaCGATTGGGGGATTCGTCAaccccacacaggggtggtaagacagcgtgttgacgcatacagagcagaactgtggttcgAGATGCCACGGCGTATAGGagactggtggtggcagcatagtacctgcccactgcgcagcgggtggagtcagtaacaggcggttactgacggtgagcggaaatcccctatgtggccaggtcccgtatgacctaaaactccattctgtgactggggacgggacgcgaagctGTGAGGGATCTCGTACGGGTCCGTCCGGTcacacccacccaactctaactgcacatgttagatctgccccccctgcagtgcacatggttttgcccattagaaaaagattttgctgctgcgatcaggtctgaattaggccaaatgactacacctgtgcacctactaagTGACCTGGAAAAGATGTTGGAGGTCCTTgatgactgagtttgggaaccactgtagtaGACAATTTATGTGCCTATCAATATAAGTTCTTCTTTAATATCATATCCTTTTAACAATCCTTTAGAATTGCCAGACCTCCATAATGAAGATTTCAATTTTGTGACCATTGACGGAAAAGGAGAATACGAGATGGAACAAGGCAAATGTGAACTGAACGACCATTACCTGGAGCCATCTGCAGGTAAATAACGAGTATAACAACTGTCAGTAGCAATAATTAACAACTAGTCATGTCTGCGTTAGTACATAGATGTGGAGGCTGATGCAGATGGTCACCGTTTGCAGTGCGTATATTGTGTGAATTTGTACAGCACACACGCACCATAAATGGGCACATGCAGATATGGGCTGTGCAGACTTACACACCTGTCAATCACATCTACACTTCTGACGAAGAGATGGGAGTGAGATGGGATAGGAGATGCAAATATGACTGTGTCTTATGCAGACCAGAATGTAAAGGAAAATATGCCTTAGATGTACTCTTTGCACCTATTCTGGGGCAAGTGTGTGgtcacactgatgatgatgatgatgactggtaGCAATCCATATGCTACAGCAGCAGTTGCGGGTGCATCACGAGAAAAAGACAGTTCTGCATTTCTGTCAATATACGCATTTCTTCTGTGTACATACTGTACCTTTGAACATTATAAGCCCATTTTACTTTCACCTTTGCATTAGGGCCTTTGTGTGTACGTAGGACAAGACTGGTTTATGGTACTTTAGAATGTAGAGTAAGTATTAGCATAAAGAAGTGTGATTGTGTTGTCAAAAATTTTCCGCTGGAGAGATCTTACAATGCACCTGCACCTCTTAAAGAGGGAATTCTCTTTTAAAAGAGATCAGTGTAGTTTTATACGTTGATGACTGGTAGAGTGTAATCAGTGTCGGACTGCGACGTGAAGGACCCACCAGGGAATGTAATTGCAGGGGCATGGTCATTTGCTTTAGGGGGGGGTGGCCGGCCATTAGACAGGTTGTGTTTATTGATGACATGATTAATGTTATAGCACATTATCTGCTTACAGATTAAGACTCCTATTTCTCAAGGCAGTTTTCAAAACCATTATGCAGAAACTAGTTTCTGCATCATTTTATGTATCACCGCTATGTACTAAAAGCCTATTGCAGGAGATTTCATAGAAATCCCCTGCAAAAGGCTAACTATCAGTGCAGATCACAGTCCCTGTTATTATCTTGTGGGACTGCGATCAGACCCTTATGTACCAAACTCCAAAAAGTGACAGGTGCCAACCTTACTCCCAGCTTCGGGACATAATCCAACAGTGAAAGGCAAGCAAACAGATCAGGGTGATATTCAGAAAGAGCATACAGTACCTGACAGCTCTCTCACATGTGGTGAGAAGGCAGTGATGAATAGGGAGTACTGCCCCTTTACTGACCCTTGCACTTTCTAAATGAACATATAACTGATGGCGTTGTGATATACTCTGTGTATAGTACTAATTGTCTCCATTgaaaggcggtggccattttgttgtAGCCCGGCCTATGCAATAATACTCTTTAAACTTCCCGATTTTTCTATTTGCAACTACAACTAAACCTAGGTTCCCCTGCTTCTGATGGTGGCAGCAGAGAGGCTCCCCAGTGCCCGGCCATCTAGCACTGAAAGGTCCCTATGCTCACTCTGTATATGCTTGGACAATCTGGGCTCCGCCCACCTGCAGTAGTGGGCAGAGCTCTTTGGCAGTGTGGCCCACCAGAGGCTTTGCATCCCTTCCCTCCGGCTGCTCAGTTCGAGTCAGATTGTAATGCATTAATTAACAGaacattgcacagcattctgtctTTTTACCTCTTGTGAAAAAGTATTGTTTACTTTCTTGGTACCTTTTTAGCTGAACCTGCAACGGACATCATGGAAGAACTCCAGTCTGCAGCCCCTTTATTGCACAGTGCAATAAAAGTCGAGATAACAGACGAGATTCAAGAAGACCATGCAATAGGTGGCCTCACAAACACCACATCCCTATTAGATAAAATCGCCGCCCCACGTTACCGGTGGGATCAAAACATCTGGAGCATAAGCGAGAGAATTGTGTGCGATGGCAACAACAGACTCTACAATCACCCAGCCATGAATCCTCCAGGAGGGGAAAAGTATTCCCAACAAACTCCGTACCCAGTCTATAACCAGACAGCCTTGGACGAAAAGCCCTTCCGATGCCTCGCCTGCGGACAGCTGTTTAAGTACAAATCCAGTGCAACAAGACATTACAATGTTGTACACGGGGTAAAACCTCACCAGTGCAATGAGTGCGGCAGGAGGTTTTCAACTAAATTTAATTCTGTCGTACACAAGTGTCGCGCTCACAAAAACGCTAGGGATAAAAAACCCTATCAGGCCCCGTCCATTTGCGATTTTACGAAGTTTGAAGACTGTTTACTATGATGTAACTAAATGCATGAACTTAGAGCACATCTTTAAATTGTTAATTTACCGTACACAGTCATTCTGAATGATGGTCATCCTTTATTTCACTGGGGTGGTTCAGTTGAGACGTGCTTAGCTTGTGCTTAGTGACAAGGGGTCCAGATGGGAGGAATCGGACCACAGAACAGACGCACTACAGTTTTTTGTGTTGAaactgaaaaaagtttttttttattgtatttataaCGGATATCTACATTGATGTCGCACATTTCACACAAGTTGTGTGCGTTTATTTTGAAAGGGACAGTTGTGCTTTTTTTGTTTAGGTCATTCTTTTGTAAAATACTGTAGTTGGACTTTTGCTGGTCTGTATATGTTTTTGCTCTTTGACAAAATGTGTAGCTATTCGGAATATAGGTTATTTATAGGTTTTCGGTCATTCTGGACTGTAGAGGCCAGCTGGTTTATTTAGTAGTATGGTGAAATAGGCAGACGTTTTCCATTACTATAAATGAGTAATCGCCAATTAACGGCTGGGCGGCACGTGCCACTTTTATGGTCTACACGAGTGGAACATTTAACTCTTTGGTTCCGTTACTTGTACTTCTGATGTATGCACTAAGTTATTATCTAAACATTGAGCTAAATGTGATGATGTTGTGTGTTTAATGAAATAAATGGGTACACGAGAGACCTCTTTAACATATAATAACAGGTTATGTTGTATGAACACTATGAACAGAGGTGTACAGTTACATtaaatgtgttttttgttttgttttttaatctatTAGTGATTTGCCAGTTATTGAAATAAGTGTTCTTGTTATTTACCCTTGTGTTGTATTTTGTATTTCAATTCCCCAACAGTTTCATTGGGCGACAAAAGGATTAATTTAATTTTCTTTTACCATTGGACAAATGGACTGGAAGAAAGATGGTGATCGGTATGTAAAACTGgcggccgtcagtatacagacagtgggatcccggcagcagggggagcgctagcaagccccttgcaggctgactgcactcgccacgctgcgggctcagtggctcgccgcGCTCgcaacaggttatattctccctctgtgggtgtcatggacacccatagagggagaaaagcctatggcgacgggattctggcgttggcatttCAGCGctagccgggatcccgctgtcgatatactggcggttgggatcccgactatcggtattgtaaccgcttcccgaAAGATGTTATAATTGATTTAGAAATGTTCTTAATGTGACATCTTTTCttgtaaatgtatgaaagctaaaaaaaaaaaaaaaaagtttaaaaattagTTTTGGTTCTTGAATTATTTTAGTCTgagtccttttatatatatatatatatatatatatatatatatatatatatatattctctgacgtcctaagtggatgctggggactccgtcaggaccatggggaatagcggctccgcaggagacagggcacaaaagtaaaagctttaggatcaggtggtgtgcactggctcctccccctatgaccctcctccaagcctcagttagatttttgtgcccggccgagaagggtgcaatctaggtggctctcctaaagagctgcttagagtaaaagttttgttaggtttttttattttcagtgagtcctgctggcaacaggctcactgcatcgagggacttaggggagagaagtgaactcacctgcgtgcaggatggattggcttcttaggctactggacaccattagctccagagggagtcggaacacaggtctcaccctggggttcgtcccggagccgcgccgccgacccccttgcagatgccgaaaagtgaagaggtccagaaaccggcggcagaagacttttcagtcttcataaggtagcgcacagcactgcagctgtgcgccattgttgtcagcacacttcatagcagcggtcactgagggtgcagggcgctggggggggcgccctgggcagcaatgatagtaccttattctggctaaagatacatcacataagagatatatatatatatatatatatatatatatatatataaaaagctacTTATAAGATTTTACAAAAATAGGAGGACGTCCTAGTGCTTGGTCGGAACTGGTTAAATTTTGAACAATACCGatgcctacatcccgccccctcaaaatcccgacagttggcatgccgactaacagggactattcccacttgtgggtggggCTTCATTGCGCTAGTCCCCTCACCTGCATTCTACTCCCcgagatcctggcgtcggtatggtgaccggtcgGGTCCCAAGCGTcgctcacccatacccaacccatcacAAACTCCAATGTCCCTGCTCACCAGTAAGCCGAGCAACAGCACCTGCATCAGATTTGGCTACATGGCTGGCAGAATTGGAGCAGAACCAGGCATTCTGCACTTGAGCTAAATACTCAAGTTACTTGCATTAATAATGGGATGTTTGCACTGTCAGAAGAAGACCAAATGTATATATATTTGGATCTTTTACTCGGTCTACCTCCATAAGTCACATTTACTTACTTTACTTTTGGACAAAGTCCTTCAGCCGCAGCTGAAGATGCATCCTCCATGGGAATATGGTcactactagggaggccaatcccgggccattttttcaatcccgggtatcgggattgaaaaatggtcaatcccgggattggctttcaactgtttccggccatcccccacgcccctccccacctgccccgtagacattaaaaaaagtacaaacctgcacagccgggtagctggtgaggaggaggcggcgggggagtgcaggggagccggtggaggagtgcagggaagccgggaggaggcggcgggtaagtgtagggggagcagggaggaggcggcgggtgaatacCGCCGTAACTTCCTGCCCTGCGGCTGCTGATAGCGCAGTGTGACCTCACtggcacaggtcacgctgcgcagggggagctgagaggagggagctgggcagcgttgagcgtcctgaggacgctcaacgctgatccctcaatccccgggattggaccttccaatcccgggattgaatgccggccgtttttgggcctaaatcccgggatcccgggattggcctccctagtcactaCCACTAGAGGTAGCAAACAGGATGCTCATCCTTGAATAAATGGCCCAAGACCTGCCCTTGTCCGTGCATTGGAAGTGTGGTTATATGCGTAGTGCCTCCCCACTCCTCCTGTAGCAAGGAATTGGGCTTTAGTTGAACATGGCACCTAGACCTGTGCAGGGTGCTTCGGAGAGTTGCGGTGGTGGCGAAGGGGTTAAGGACAGGTCTGCCTGTCATAGCAACCCCACATTAGGCACATGAGCCTTCAGGCCGCCAGCTGTTGTTCGACtgcacttcccagcatgccctgcaacagttttagcatggccaaatagcaaaactgtagcaaggcatgctggtatgtgtagtacaacaacagctggaaggccaaaggttccccacccctgctttagaagcATCTTCTTCATCTCCTGTCTACTCTCATCTGCAGGGAAGTAGAAGAGATGTGTTGGGGTGCTGGAATTTTTGTGGTCTCTTCCCCATACTGTAGCTAATCTACCACAAAACTTTATACACATACaattcattatccaacttaaaatactggctgggtttaaaaaaagaaaagtccACCCCTTTCGTGGCCAggaccatattatatatatatatacacacatatgtatacacacacatatgtatacacacacacatacatgataataaaaaaaatcatTGGTCTATTTGCTTGAAACCTCTGcactgattgggatgaaaccaacacaATGTAGTCCAGTTGGATCCTTGCCAGGTTTTTGGGTTTgccgggcagaactttgacccagggagcctgccctgagccttccactggatggatctgGAAGAAAACTTGACGGAGTGACATCATTGGAtcacagaagacatactagggggttggagtCACAGCTGAGCTCCTGTTGGTGTACGCTGGGTAGAACTTTGACCCGGGGAGACTGCTCTGGGCCTTTCACTGGTTGGAATCCCTGATGGGTGTATTGAAAGAGCTACTAAAGGTACTAatcatttttaatatgttgacagttacgctGGGTACTTTAGGGAGCATGCTGGGGAATTTACACGTTACAGACTTACTGCTTACAAAGAAAGAAGCAGCCATGGAACTCTGCATCGTGCACTacagggccgattcagacctgatcgctaggctgcgttttctcacagcctgcgataaaatctgaactgtgcatgtaccgtaatgtgcaggcgcgacggaccgcagccACGGGGATCGCCAGtccgtgatgggatggtgcgaaaattccgaacgcaccagcgatagcaaggagattgacaggagggcgTTTgttagtgtctggaaaaacgcaggcatgtccaagcgttggaagggagggtgtctgacgtcaaatccggtcccgggcaggctgaagtgatcgcagcggctgagtaagtactgggttgcgcagagacagcacaaaatcagtttgtgctgctctgctacacatgcgaacgcacacctgcccagcgaaaatacactacccctgtaggcagcgactatccgattgcagggctgcaacaatcgctgcccagcgatcaggtcttagTTTGTTGGGGTACATGTTGCAAAAAGCCTGCAGGCAGTATCTGAGTATGCCGTGATcccggaggagacgggaggaattaCAGGAAAAGTTTTTGAGAAAGAGTTTGGCAGAGTGAAAGTGTATAGAGGATTGCAGATTGGGTGAATGTTATAAAAGGATTACCTGCCACGTCTAATACCCTACAAAGATTACACTCTA
Coding sequences within:
- the LOC134949426 gene encoding zinc finger protein 182-like isoform X3 — translated: MKMNNTKEQISEKILNHALEIIYLLTGEKYVIVKKKSPHCCIHTQSGAVPIKCDDIAVYFSMEEWDYIKGHKQQYQDVIMETDSLSNTVEITKPLDLELPDLHNEDFNFVTIDGKGEYEMEQGKCELNDHYLEPSAAEPATDIMEELQSAAPLLHSAIKVEITDEIQEDHAIGGLTNTTSLLDKIAAPRYRWDQNIWSISERIVCDGNNRLYNHPAMNPPGGEKYSQQTPYPVYNQTALDEKPFRCLACGQLFKYKSSATRHYNVVHGVKPHQCNECGRRFSTKFNSVVHKCRAHKNARDKKPYQAPSICDFTKFEDCLL
- the LOC134949426 gene encoding oocyte zinc finger protein XlCOF8.4-like isoform X2; translation: MHNCQIAPNKSPRMVPGMCLPDTGAHLPTLHLMYVHCAANQMLALTDYFALTRHKVVVLEHSASLVMKMNNTKEQISEKILNHALEIIYLLTGEVPIKCDDIAVYFSMEEWDYIKGHKQQYQDVIMETDSLSNTVEITKPLDLELPDLHNEDFNFVTIDGKGEYEMEQGKCELNDHYLEPSAAEPATDIMEELQSAAPLLHSAIKVEITDEIQEDHAIGGLTNTTSLLDKIAAPRYRWDQNIWSISERIVCDGNNRLYNHPAMNPPGGEKYSQQTPYPVYNQTALDEKPFRCLACGQLFKYKSSATRHYNVVHGVKPHQCNECGRRFSTKFNSVVHKCRAHKNARDKKPYQAPSICDFTKFEDCLL
- the LOC134949426 gene encoding zinc finger protein 182-like isoform X1; translated protein: MHNCQIAPNKSPRMVPGMCLPDTGAHLPTLHLMYVHCAANQMLALTDYFALTRHKVVVLEHSASLVMKMNNTKEQISEKILNHALEIIYLLTGEKYVIVKKKSPHCCIHTQSGAVPIKCDDIAVYFSMEEWDYIKGHKQQYQDVIMETDSLSNTVEITKPLDLELPDLHNEDFNFVTIDGKGEYEMEQGKCELNDHYLEPSAAEPATDIMEELQSAAPLLHSAIKVEITDEIQEDHAIGGLTNTTSLLDKIAAPRYRWDQNIWSISERIVCDGNNRLYNHPAMNPPGGEKYSQQTPYPVYNQTALDEKPFRCLACGQLFKYKSSATRHYNVVHGVKPHQCNECGRRFSTKFNSVVHKCRAHKNARDKKPYQAPSICDFTKFEDCLL